A part of Loxodonta africana isolate mLoxAfr1 chromosome 11, mLoxAfr1.hap2, whole genome shotgun sequence genomic DNA contains:
- the BCL2 gene encoding apoptosis regulator Bcl-2 isoform X2, which produces MAHAGRTGYDNREIVMKYIHYKLSQRGYEWEAGEASAAPPGAAPAPGVLSSPPAAPRGPDTRTSPLQADPAAQPALSPVPPVVHLTLRQAGDDFSRRYRRDFAEMSSQLHLTPFTARGRFATVVEELFRDGVNWGRIVAFFEFGGVMCVESVNREMSPLVDNIALWMTEYLNRHLHTWIQDNGGWGICVMCRRIDS; this is translated from the exons ATGGCGCACGCAGGGAGAACAGGTTATGACAACCGGGAGATAGTGATGAAGTATATCCACTATAAGCTGTCGCAGCGGGGCTACGAATGGGAGGCTGGCGAAGCTAGCGCCGCGCCCCCCGGGGCCGCTCCCGCGCCGGGCGTCCTCTCTTCTCCGCCCGCGGCGCCCCGGGGCCCGGACACCAGGACCTCGCCGCTCCAGGCTGACCCGGCCGCGCAGCCGGCGCTCAGCCCGGTGCCACCTGTAGTTCACCTGACCTTGCGCCAGGCCGGCGACGACTTTTCCAGGCGCTACCGCCGCGACTTCGCCGAGATGTCGAGCCAGCTGCACCTGACTCCCTTCACCGCGAGGGGACGCTTTGCCACGGTGGTGGAGGAGCTCTTCAGGGACGGGGTGAACTGGGGGCGGATTGTGGCCTTCTTTGAGTTCGGTGGGGTCATGTGTGTGGAGAGCGTCAACCGGGAGATGTCGCCCCTGGTGGACAACATCGCCCTCTGGATGACTGAGTACCTGAACCGGCACCTGCACACCTGGATCCAGGATAACGGAGGATGG GGTATCTGTGTGATGTGTAGAAGAATTGATTCTTAG